Proteins co-encoded in one Hymenobacter swuensis DY53 genomic window:
- the recQ gene encoding DNA helicase RecQ, which yields MLFAAEPLAPTLESARKVLKQYYGYDSFRPMQEDIISNVLSGQDTVVLMPTGGGKSVCFQVPAVVQEGVCVVVSPLIALMKDQVEALKANGISAAYINSSVGQSEQNNIAADCLNGYLKLLYVSPEKLLSEGFLTFLKRMRVSMFAIDEAHCISSWGHDFRPEYTQLRVLREQFPQVPIIALTATADRLTQRDIQTQLRLNEPRVFLSSFDRPNLNLIVRPGQDRVGGILEFLERHQGESGIIYCLSRKQCETLTGKIQAKGIKAGFYHAGMTPNQRAAVQEGFLKDDLQVIVATIAFGMGIDKSNVRWVIHYNLPKNIEGYYQEIGRAGRDGAPGTAVLFYSFADVMSLRDMLSKDDPNLTQLNLTKLERMQQFAEAAGCRRKILLNYFGETLPQDCGNCDICRNPPTTFDGTELAQKALSAVMRGRERMSISLLIDVLRGMRNQAVLSGGFDQIKTYGAGRDLPYLDWYSYVHQMLNDGLLYIAYEEGYSLKITALGKEVLQGQRNVLMKKFQPAEKAEKTPRGRKAAAAKPVAASPEAALFEALRTLRKRIADEQGVPPYVIFTDSTLQEMAAERPVSRVAMLGISGVGMKKFENYGEAFIREVLAHGGNPAALADLDEDTLSINLDPDDPGAPRAPRKKEVSTDAGSTVEATYQLHRMGLSPEAIAERRNLALSTVHTHLSTLYAKGFDLRIEDFLSPQDLATIQTAQAQLGGEPMLRDLFDHLREQYDYFRLRLALMYFKRLKG from the coding sequence ATGTTATTTGCCGCCGAACCACTCGCTCCCACGCTCGAATCAGCCCGTAAAGTCCTCAAGCAGTACTACGGCTACGATTCCTTCCGGCCCATGCAGGAAGACATCATCAGCAATGTGCTAAGCGGGCAGGATACGGTGGTGCTCATGCCCACGGGCGGGGGCAAATCGGTGTGCTTTCAGGTGCCGGCGGTGGTGCAGGAGGGCGTGTGCGTGGTGGTGTCGCCCCTCATTGCGTTGATGAAGGATCAGGTGGAAGCGCTGAAAGCCAACGGCATTTCGGCCGCCTACATCAACAGCAGCGTGGGCCAGAGCGAGCAGAACAACATTGCCGCCGACTGCCTCAACGGCTACCTCAAGCTGCTCTACGTGAGCCCCGAGAAGCTGCTGTCGGAGGGCTTTCTCACCTTTCTCAAGCGCATGCGCGTCAGCATGTTCGCCATTGACGAGGCCCACTGTATTTCCAGCTGGGGCCACGATTTCCGACCCGAGTACACCCAGTTGCGGGTGCTGCGCGAGCAGTTTCCGCAGGTGCCCATCATTGCCCTCACCGCCACCGCCGACCGCCTCACCCAGCGCGACATCCAGACGCAGCTGCGCCTGAACGAGCCCCGGGTGTTCCTCTCGTCGTTCGACCGGCCCAACCTGAACCTGATTGTGCGGCCGGGGCAGGACCGCGTGGGCGGGATTCTGGAGTTTCTGGAGCGCCACCAGGGCGAGTCGGGCATTATTTACTGCCTCTCGCGCAAGCAGTGCGAAACCCTGACCGGGAAAATTCAGGCCAAGGGCATCAAGGCCGGCTTCTACCACGCCGGCATGACGCCCAACCAGCGCGCCGCCGTGCAGGAAGGGTTTCTGAAAGATGATCTGCAGGTGATTGTGGCTACCATCGCCTTCGGCATGGGCATCGACAAGAGCAACGTGCGCTGGGTGATTCACTACAACCTGCCCAAGAACATCGAGGGCTACTACCAGGAAATCGGGCGGGCCGGCCGCGACGGGGCCCCGGGCACGGCCGTGCTGTTCTACAGCTTCGCCGACGTGATGAGCCTGCGCGACATGCTCTCCAAGGACGACCCCAACCTCACCCAGCTCAACCTCACCAAGCTGGAGCGCATGCAGCAGTTTGCCGAGGCCGCCGGCTGCCGCCGCAAAATCCTGCTCAACTACTTCGGCGAAACCCTGCCCCAGGACTGCGGCAACTGCGACATCTGCCGCAACCCGCCCACCACCTTCGACGGTACCGAGCTGGCCCAGAAGGCCTTGTCGGCCGTGATGCGGGGCCGGGAGCGGATGAGCATCAGCCTGCTCATTGACGTGCTGCGGGGCATGCGCAACCAGGCCGTGCTCAGCGGTGGCTTCGACCAGATTAAAACCTATGGCGCGGGCCGCGACCTGCCCTACCTAGACTGGTACAGCTACGTGCACCAGATGCTCAACGACGGCCTGCTCTACATTGCTTACGAGGAAGGCTATTCGCTAAAAATTACAGCCCTGGGCAAAGAAGTGCTGCAGGGCCAGCGCAACGTGCTGATGAAGAAATTCCAGCCCGCCGAGAAAGCCGAAAAAACGCCCCGGGGCCGCAAAGCCGCCGCGGCCAAACCCGTGGCCGCCTCGCCCGAAGCGGCACTGTTCGAGGCCCTGCGCACCCTGCGCAAGCGCATCGCCGACGAGCAGGGCGTGCCGCCGTACGTCATCTTCACCGACTCCACGCTGCAGGAAATGGCGGCCGAGCGGCCGGTGAGCCGGGTGGCTATGCTCGGTATTTCCGGGGTGGGCATGAAGAAGTTTGAGAACTACGGCGAGGCCTTCATCCGGGAGGTGCTGGCCCACGGCGGCAACCCCGCCGCCCTCGCCGACCTGGACGAGGATACCCTGTCCATCAACCTCGACCCCGACGACCCAGGCGCACCCCGGGCCCCGCGCAAAAAGGAGGTGAGCACCGACGCCGGCAGCACCGTGGAAGCCACCTACCAGCTGCACCGCATGGGTCTGAGCCCCGAGGCCATTGCCGAGCGGCGCAACCTGGCCCTGAGCACGGTGCACACCCACCTGAGCACGCTCTACGCCAAGGGCTTCGACCTGCGCATTGAGGACTTCCTCTCGCCCCAGGACCTGGCCACCATCCAGACGGCCCAGGCCCAGCTGGGCGGGGAGCCCATGCTCCGCGACCTGTTCGACCACCTGCGCGAACAGTACGACTACTTCCGCCTGCGCCTGGCCCTGATGTACTTCAAGCGGCTGAAAGGGTAG
- a CDS encoding LexA family transcriptional regulator has protein sequence MINTNLKFWRRELSLTQAQMAEKLGIKRSLVGAYEEGRAEPKLTTLVNMARLFGITLDALVTTDFTKRKNAKAAAQLQAQATQMAATETTANRTGNNLRILALTVDRDQNENIELVPQKAAAGYLNGYADPEYLEELPKFRLPMLGNTGTYRAFEIAGDSMLPIASGTVIVGRYVDDWMSLKDGTPCIVVSGKEGIVFKRVFNRLKDAAMLALHSDNPLYSPYQIDVEDVVEIWEAKAYISSTFPIADLSLNRLASIVLDLQQQVSIMKKV, from the coding sequence ATGATTAACACCAACCTCAAATTCTGGCGGCGCGAGCTGAGCCTCACGCAGGCTCAGATGGCCGAAAAGCTCGGTATCAAACGCTCCCTCGTGGGCGCTTACGAAGAAGGCCGGGCCGAACCCAAGCTCACCACCTTGGTGAACATGGCCCGCTTATTCGGTATTACGCTGGACGCGCTGGTAACCACGGACTTTACTAAGCGGAAGAACGCAAAAGCCGCTGCCCAGCTGCAGGCCCAGGCCACCCAAATGGCAGCTACTGAGACTACCGCTAACCGGACCGGCAATAATCTGCGGATTCTGGCCCTTACGGTCGACCGTGACCAGAATGAGAATATTGAGCTGGTGCCCCAGAAGGCGGCGGCCGGCTACCTCAACGGCTACGCTGACCCTGAGTACCTGGAGGAACTGCCTAAGTTCCGGCTGCCCATGCTGGGCAATACCGGCACCTACCGCGCCTTCGAAATTGCCGGCGACTCCATGCTGCCCATTGCCAGCGGTACCGTTATCGTGGGCCGCTACGTGGATGACTGGATGAGCCTCAAGGATGGTACGCCCTGCATTGTGGTATCGGGTAAGGAGGGCATCGTGTTCAAGCGCGTGTTCAACCGCCTCAAGGATGCCGCCATGCTGGCCCTGCACTCCGATAACCCGCTGTACTCGCCCTACCAGATTGACGTGGAGGACGTGGTGGAAATCTGGGAAGCCAAGGCTTACATCAGCAGCACCTTCCCCATTGCTGACCTCTCGCTCAACCGGCTGGCCAGCATCGTGCTCGATCTGCAGCAGCAGGTCAGCATCATGAAAAAAGTATAA
- a CDS encoding DUF2306 domain-containing protein: MTPVLKRFGQLLVLLAVAAFSLRMLTMVLPYLGFEKGILFLTTKPAAVNDNPWFRVGFYVHITSSWWVLVLGLVQLVPTLYRRWPRLHRRLGQVYVSSILALAAPSGLILALYANGGLPAKVGFTLQCVVWWLVTWQAYREARQRRWLPHAEWMLRAYAVTLAAMSLRLESYGLYYFFQTKPIETYLTVVWLSWTGNLLLTELLVQAGLGRWYLRAFGLRVASAAVPSPTVAGGIG, from the coding sequence TTGACTCCGGTTCTGAAACGCTTCGGGCAGTTGCTGGTTTTGCTGGCGGTAGCAGCTTTCAGCCTCCGGATGCTCACGATGGTGCTGCCCTACCTGGGGTTTGAGAAAGGCATCCTATTCCTGACTACCAAGCCGGCTGCCGTGAACGACAACCCGTGGTTTCGGGTGGGATTTTACGTGCACATCACCAGTAGCTGGTGGGTGCTGGTGCTCGGGCTGGTACAGCTGGTGCCGACCTTATACCGCCGCTGGCCGCGCCTGCACCGACGACTGGGGCAGGTGTACGTGTCGAGCATTCTGGCCCTGGCGGCTCCGTCGGGGCTGATTCTGGCCCTGTACGCCAACGGCGGTCTGCCGGCCAAAGTGGGCTTCACGCTGCAGTGCGTGGTGTGGTGGCTGGTAACGTGGCAGGCGTACCGGGAGGCCCGGCAGCGGCGCTGGCTGCCCCACGCCGAGTGGATGCTGCGCGCCTACGCCGTTACGCTGGCTGCCATGAGCCTGCGCCTGGAAAGCTACGGCCTCTATTACTTCTTCCAGACCAAGCCCATTGAAACCTACCTGACCGTGGTGTGGCTTTCCTGGACCGGTAACCTGCTGCTGACGGAGCTGCTGGTGCAGGCAGGGCTGGGGCGGTGGTACCTGCGGGCGTTTGGGCTGCGGGTGGCGTCGGCGGCAGTGCCGTCGCCGACGGTGGCTGGAGGTATCGGATAA
- a CDS encoding THUMP domain-containing class I SAM-dependent RNA methyltransferase, protein MADNRRSAPFYMTATTQFGLEEVLAQELRQLGATIEKVGQRAIEFTGNIQLLYEACLWCRTAMRILKPFASFYAADEKALYREVGRVDWSKYIRQDQTFAITAVVNKSTFDHSLFVAQLTKDAIVDQFRNRTGERPSVDVKNPDIRLHLHMIENEVVLSLDASGESLHKRGYRQQTNVAPLNEALAAGLLLLAGWDGKKTLIDPMCGSGTLLTEAALIAQRIAPGLYHQGKFGFENWADFDAALWDSVQLDARQMRLEEPQAYLAGSDLSREFIELARENVAAADLEDFIRLGVRDVKEAKAPAKEAPGIVIMNPPYGERIGDELEMDALYKTIGDTLKSGFQGYDAYIFTGNLEAAKRIGLKASRRTPLYNGPIDCRLLKYELYQGTRKVSKPE, encoded by the coding sequence ATGGCCGATAACCGCCGCTCCGCCCCGTTTTACATGACCGCCACCACCCAATTCGGGCTGGAAGAAGTACTGGCCCAGGAGTTGCGCCAGCTCGGGGCCACCATCGAAAAGGTGGGCCAGCGCGCCATTGAGTTTACCGGCAATATCCAGCTGCTCTACGAGGCCTGCCTGTGGTGCCGCACCGCCATGCGCATCCTCAAGCCCTTCGCCAGCTTCTACGCCGCCGACGAGAAAGCCCTGTACCGCGAAGTCGGTCGGGTTGACTGGAGCAAGTACATCCGCCAGGACCAGACGTTTGCCATTACGGCCGTGGTCAACAAATCCACCTTCGACCACTCCCTGTTCGTGGCCCAGCTCACCAAGGATGCCATTGTGGACCAGTTCCGCAACCGCACCGGCGAGCGACCCAGCGTGGACGTGAAGAACCCCGATATCCGCCTGCACCTGCACATGATTGAGAACGAGGTGGTGCTCAGCCTCGACGCCTCCGGCGAATCCCTGCACAAGCGCGGTTACCGGCAGCAAACCAACGTGGCCCCGCTCAACGAGGCCCTGGCCGCCGGCCTGCTGCTGCTGGCGGGCTGGGACGGTAAAAAAACGCTCATCGACCCCATGTGCGGCTCCGGCACGCTGCTCACCGAGGCTGCCCTCATTGCCCAGCGCATTGCCCCCGGCCTGTACCATCAGGGCAAGTTCGGGTTCGAAAACTGGGCCGACTTCGATGCGGCCCTCTGGGATTCTGTGCAGCTGGATGCCCGCCAGATGCGCCTGGAAGAGCCCCAGGCCTATCTGGCTGGCTCCGATTTGTCACGGGAGTTCATCGAGCTGGCCCGCGAAAACGTGGCGGCCGCCGACCTGGAAGACTTTATCCGGCTGGGCGTGCGCGACGTGAAGGAAGCCAAAGCCCCCGCCAAGGAAGCGCCTGGCATCGTCATCATGAACCCGCCCTACGGGGAGCGAATCGGGGACGAGCTGGAAATGGATGCCCTCTACAAAACCATCGGCGACACGCTCAAATCGGGCTTCCAGGGCTACGACGCCTACATCTTCACCGGCAACCTGGAGGCCGCCAAGCGCATCGGCCTGAAAGCCAGCCGCCGCACGCCCCTCTACAACGGCCCCATCGACTGCCGCCTGCTGAAATACGAGCTGTACCAGGGTACCCGGAAAGTGAGTAAGCCGGAGTAG
- a CDS encoding sugar MFS transporter — protein sequence MAAPVTSSSPTLAPDTARSYAGPMVLMTTLFFLFGAVTNFNDVLMPYLKDVCQLTDLQSSAVQSAFFGAYFLMSLPAGRLLEKLGFKRGIVAGLLIMAVGALVFVPAANSRTFGLFLLALGLLGAGVTLLQVAANPYVSVLGPARTAASRVSIVGVANGLGGTISPLIGGLILFGGSAVLKARLAALPLEQRLTQEATLVKPLYLGLAGFLAVLAVLFFLVRLPEIESIPAEADAAAPTAPAEAGRRSALDYRHLVLGIVAIFTYVGVEVGLGSFLIRYGEAQGISQLSGFTQELVRGLSLATNWAATLFGNTPEPIDTTAGFTKAVGAVLVASYWFGLMVGRIIGIPLLSRFNARKLLVGVCAAGTLLVLLSILNHGETALWLVVLCGLCNSIIWPVVFPLAITGLGRFTKQGSSYLIMAIVGGAIIPPLMGWLATNGGGLRVAFVLPALCYAYLLYYSLSGYRVR from the coding sequence ATGGCCGCTCCGGTTACTTCCTCCTCTCCCACCCTCGCGCCCGATACGGCCCGCTCCTACGCGGGCCCCATGGTGCTGATGACGACCCTGTTCTTCCTGTTCGGGGCCGTTACCAATTTCAACGACGTGCTCATGCCCTACCTCAAGGACGTGTGCCAGCTGACTGATTTGCAGTCGTCGGCGGTGCAGTCGGCCTTCTTTGGGGCGTATTTTCTGATGTCGTTGCCGGCGGGGCGGCTGCTGGAGAAGCTGGGCTTCAAGCGCGGCATTGTGGCGGGCCTGCTGATTATGGCCGTGGGGGCGCTGGTGTTTGTGCCGGCGGCCAACTCGCGCACGTTTGGGCTGTTTCTGCTGGCCCTGGGGCTGCTGGGGGCAGGCGTTACGCTGTTGCAGGTGGCGGCCAACCCCTACGTATCGGTGCTGGGGCCGGCCCGCACGGCGGCCAGCCGGGTAAGCATTGTGGGTGTGGCCAACGGGCTGGGCGGCACCATCTCGCCCCTCATTGGCGGGCTGATTCTGTTCGGGGGCTCGGCCGTGCTGAAGGCCCGGCTGGCGGCTTTGCCGCTGGAGCAGCGCCTCACCCAGGAAGCCACGCTGGTGAAGCCGCTGTACTTAGGCCTGGCCGGGTTCTTGGCCGTGCTGGCGGTGCTGTTCTTTTTGGTGCGCCTGCCCGAAATCGAGAGCATTCCGGCCGAAGCCGATGCTGCTGCCCCGACCGCTCCCGCCGAAGCCGGCCGTCGCTCCGCCCTCGACTACCGCCACCTGGTGCTCGGCATCGTGGCCATCTTCACCTACGTGGGCGTGGAAGTCGGCCTGGGTTCTTTTCTGATCCGCTATGGCGAGGCCCAGGGCATCAGCCAGCTCAGCGGGTTCACGCAGGAGTTGGTGCGCGGCCTGAGCCTGGCCACCAACTGGGCCGCCACGCTGTTTGGCAACACGCCCGAGCCCATCGACACTACCGCCGGCTTCACCAAGGCTGTGGGCGCGGTGCTGGTGGCTTCCTACTGGTTTGGGCTGATGGTGGGGCGCATCATTGGTATTCCCCTGCTCAGCCGCTTCAACGCCCGCAAGCTGCTGGTGGGCGTGTGCGCGGCCGGTACGCTGCTGGTGCTGCTGTCCATCCTGAACCACGGCGAAACGGCTTTGTGGCTGGTGGTGCTGTGCGGGCTGTGCAACTCCATTATCTGGCCGGTGGTGTTTCCGCTGGCCATTACGGGCCTGGGCCGCTTCACCAAACAGGGCTCGTCCTATCTGATTATGGCTATTGTGGGCGGGGCCATCATCCCGCCCCTGATGGGGTGGCTGGCAACGAATGGCGGGGGCCTACGGGTGGCGTTTGTGCTCCCGGCCTTGTGCTATGCGTATCTGCTGTACTACTCGCTGAGCGGCTACCGGGTGCGGTGA
- a CDS encoding glycoside hydrolase family 13 protein yields the protein MKKTLYTLLLAASLLPLGAAAQSITRLNPTNWWVGMKHNTVQVLVYGPQAGTLAYTVNYPGVKLVKTNIVENPNYAFLDLIIAPTAKPGQVALVGKKGAKTVTQNWELKARDNAVKAQGVTQADFIYLAMPDRFANGDPSNDKFADMADPSSDRAQPFLRHGGDLQGASQHLDYLKELGVTAVWFTPVIENNQGLTDEGGAKRSAYHGYGFTDHYTVDKRLGGNAAYKAFVQKAHGMGLKVVQDAVYNHIGNNHWFIQDLPMKSWLHQWPAYTNTSYRQQPITDPHAAQIDKRVTLDGWFVPFLPDLNQQNPYVANFLIQHALWTVENFGVDAWRIDTYMYNDQPFMNRCNAALLQEYPKIHIFGESSVTSIVDQAYYVRNKIDFPFKSNQPGGLDFVLENAMLAGLKEVGTPGATGWDNGAQRVYQALAQDAVYQDPTKLVTFIDNHDHNRFLSEVGEDVAKYKMGLTWLLTTRGIPSMYYGTEILMKNFKDPSDAEVRRDFPGGFPGDQQNKFTAAGRTEAENDAFRFVSTLANYRRTHPVLSSGQLMQYLPENGQYVYFRYADAGTVMVASNTTDKAASLPTARFSERLTGFTKARNVLTGETLSDLKTLQIPAKTAVVLELMK from the coding sequence ATGAAAAAAACGCTCTATACGCTGCTGTTGGCGGCTTCTTTGTTGCCGCTGGGTGCCGCGGCCCAGTCCATCACCCGCCTGAACCCTACCAACTGGTGGGTGGGCATGAAGCACAACACCGTACAGGTGCTGGTGTACGGCCCCCAGGCCGGTACGCTCGCCTACACCGTGAACTACCCTGGCGTGAAGCTGGTGAAAACCAACATCGTCGAAAACCCCAACTACGCCTTCCTTGACCTGATTATTGCGCCCACCGCCAAGCCCGGGCAGGTGGCGCTGGTGGGCAAGAAGGGCGCGAAAACCGTGACCCAGAACTGGGAGCTGAAGGCCCGCGACAACGCGGTGAAAGCCCAGGGCGTCACGCAGGCCGACTTCATCTACTTGGCCATGCCCGACCGGTTTGCCAACGGTGACCCCAGCAACGACAAGTTCGCCGACATGGCCGACCCCAGCTCCGACCGTGCCCAGCCCTTCCTGCGCCACGGCGGTGACTTGCAGGGAGCCAGCCAGCATCTGGATTACCTCAAGGAGTTGGGCGTGACGGCCGTGTGGTTTACGCCCGTCATCGAAAACAACCAGGGCCTCACCGACGAGGGCGGGGCCAAACGCTCGGCCTACCACGGCTACGGCTTCACCGACCACTACACCGTGGACAAGCGCTTGGGCGGCAACGCCGCCTACAAGGCCTTCGTGCAGAAAGCCCACGGCATGGGCCTGAAAGTGGTGCAGGACGCCGTGTACAACCACATCGGCAACAACCACTGGTTTATTCAGGACTTGCCCATGAAAAGCTGGCTGCACCAGTGGCCCGCCTACACCAACACCAGCTACCGCCAGCAGCCCATAACCGACCCCCACGCCGCCCAGATCGACAAGCGCGTGACCCTCGACGGCTGGTTTGTGCCCTTCCTGCCCGACCTCAACCAGCAGAACCCCTACGTGGCCAACTTCCTGATCCAGCACGCCCTCTGGACAGTGGAGAACTTCGGGGTGGATGCCTGGCGCATCGACACCTACATGTACAACGACCAGCCCTTCATGAACCGCTGCAACGCGGCCCTGCTGCAGGAGTACCCGAAGATTCACATTTTCGGGGAGTCGTCGGTGACCAGCATTGTGGATCAGGCCTACTACGTGCGCAACAAGATTGACTTTCCGTTCAAGTCCAACCAGCCCGGCGGCCTCGATTTCGTGCTGGAAAACGCCATGCTGGCCGGCCTGAAGGAAGTGGGCACGCCCGGTGCCACCGGCTGGGACAACGGCGCTCAGCGCGTGTACCAGGCCCTGGCCCAGGACGCCGTGTACCAGGACCCCACCAAGCTCGTCACCTTCATCGACAACCACGACCACAACCGTTTCCTGTCGGAAGTAGGCGAGGACGTGGCCAAGTACAAGATGGGCCTGACCTGGCTGCTGACCACCCGCGGCATCCCGAGCATGTACTACGGCACGGAAATCCTGATGAAGAACTTCAAGGACCCTTCCGACGCCGAAGTCCGCCGCGACTTCCCTGGCGGCTTTCCTGGCGACCAGCAGAACAAGTTCACGGCCGCCGGCCGCACCGAGGCCGAAAACGACGCCTTCCGCTTCGTGAGCACCCTGGCCAACTACCGCCGCACCCACCCGGTGCTCAGCTCCGGCCAGCTGATGCAGTACCTACCCGAAAACGGCCAGTACGTGTACTTCCGCTACGCCGACGCCGGCACCGTGATGGTGGCCTCCAACACCACCGATAAAGCCGCCAGCCTGCCCACCGCCCGCTTCTCCGAGCGCCTGACAGGCTTCACCAAAGCCCGCAACGTGCTAACCGGCGAAACGCTGAGCGACCTGAAAACGCTGCAAATTCCCGCCAAAACGGCCGTGGTGCTGGAGCTGATGAAGTAG
- a CDS encoding four-helix bundle copper-binding protein, protein MTNSPASATQNQALLDALNRCVAACEHCATACLGEEHVRHMTDCIRLDRDCADICALVARLIARGSEHAKHLIKECIEVCTKCANECAKHNHPHCQQCAAACRACAEACREYAG, encoded by the coding sequence ATGACCAACTCCCCCGCCTCCGCCACCCAGAACCAAGCCCTGCTCGACGCGCTCAACCGCTGCGTAGCTGCCTGTGAGCACTGCGCCACCGCCTGCCTGGGCGAAGAGCACGTGCGCCACATGACCGACTGCATCCGCCTCGACCGGGACTGCGCCGACATCTGCGCTTTAGTCGCCCGCCTCATCGCTCGCGGCTCCGAGCACGCCAAACACCTCATCAAAGAGTGCATTGAAGTATGCACGAAATGCGCCAACGAGTGCGCCAAGCACAACCACCCCCACTGCCAGCAGTGCGCCGCCGCCTGCCGCGCCTGCGCTGAGGCCTGCCGGGAGTATGCGGGGTAA
- a CDS encoding GAF domain-containing protein has translation MSITYPEHLLPADEAIRLRALHLYQIAGTAPEPIFNEYVAWAAQLFSTPISLISLVDDEYVHFKAVTGAEGVPGLPRTESMCSAAILVDTPIITSDYKAESCQLIKPDVAQALGLNFYAGSALRMPGGARIGMLAVIGREYRTLSSTEEDVLTRLADLVSRTIELRFQYLDADQADHWDAAQQELSGTIDDNAALTRYLVTRNHGINLDDPEIQDLVLRRLAGIAKVLDRRLREVLAVG, from the coding sequence ATGAGTATTACTTATCCTGAGCATCTGCTGCCGGCCGACGAGGCCATCCGCCTCCGGGCGTTGCACCTGTATCAGATTGCCGGGACTGCACCCGAACCCATTTTCAACGAGTACGTAGCCTGGGCCGCCCAGCTGTTCAGCACGCCCATCTCGCTGATTTCGTTGGTGGATGACGAGTACGTACACTTCAAGGCCGTCACCGGGGCCGAAGGGGTGCCCGGCCTGCCGCGCACCGAAAGCATGTGCTCGGCCGCCATTCTGGTGGATACGCCCATCATCACTTCCGATTACAAAGCTGAGAGCTGCCAGCTCATCAAGCCCGATGTGGCTCAGGCGCTGGGCCTGAACTTTTATGCCGGCTCGGCGTTGCGCATGCCCGGTGGGGCCCGCATCGGTATGCTGGCCGTCATTGGCCGCGAGTACCGCACGCTTTCCAGCACGGAGGAGGACGTACTCACGCGTCTGGCCGATCTGGTGAGCCGCACCATTGAGCTCCGCTTCCAGTACCTTGATGCCGACCAGGCCGACCACTGGGACGCGGCCCAACAGGAACTCTCCGGTACCATCGACGACAATGCCGCACTGACCCGTTACCTAGTCACCCGTAACCACGGCATCAACCTTGATGACCCTGAAATCCAAGACCTGGTGCTGCGGCGTCTGGCGGGTATTGCCAAGGTGCTGGACCGCCGCCTACGGGAAGTGTTGGCGGTTGGATAA
- a CDS encoding pirin family protein, with the protein MLKLIPATDRFHAAPVAWLNSYFLFSFADYYDPENVHFGPLRVFNDDTIQGNSGFPQHPHSEMEIVTLVLDGELQHEDTMGNKATIKKGEVQRMTAGTGLAHSEQNATDKAAHIYQLWFLPNQKGLAPSYEQKDVDFLDTKNELVPLVSGQKVLEDVVYMNSNSTVYWCNLRKGKSVMFKTFPIRNTFLYVKEGNVFVNGVDLGPNDQIRSTDEHVLEIQATHDAQFILIDLPAREINY; encoded by the coding sequence ATGCTCAAGCTCATTCCTGCCACCGACCGTTTTCACGCCGCCCCCGTAGCCTGGCTCAATAGCTACTTCCTGTTCAGCTTTGCCGACTACTACGACCCCGAAAACGTGCATTTTGGCCCGCTGCGGGTGTTCAACGACGACACCATCCAGGGCAACTCGGGCTTTCCCCAGCACCCGCACTCCGAAATGGAGATTGTGACCCTGGTGCTGGATGGGGAACTGCAGCACGAGGATACCATGGGCAACAAGGCCACCATCAAAAAAGGCGAGGTGCAGCGCATGACGGCCGGCACCGGCCTGGCCCACTCCGAACAAAACGCCACCGATAAGGCGGCTCACATCTACCAGCTCTGGTTTCTGCCCAATCAGAAGGGCTTAGCCCCCAGCTATGAGCAGAAGGATGTGGACTTCCTCGATACCAAAAACGAGCTGGTGCCGCTGGTTTCGGGCCAGAAGGTGCTGGAAGATGTGGTGTACATGAACTCCAACAGCACGGTGTACTGGTGCAATCTGCGCAAGGGCAAATCGGTGATGTTCAAAACGTTTCCCATTCGCAATACCTTCCTGTACGTGAAGGAGGGCAATGTTTTCGTGAATGGGGTGGATCTGGGTCCTAACGACCAAATCCGCTCTACCGACGAGCACGTACTGGAAATACAGGCCACGCACGATGCGCAGTTCATTCTCATTGATCTGCCGGCCCGCGAAATCAATTATTAA